Below is a genomic region from Brachionichthys hirsutus isolate HB-005 unplaced genomic scaffold, CSIRO-AGI_Bhir_v1 contig_457, whole genome shotgun sequence.
GCATCCAAATAGCCGACCTTCCTCTGAATGTCAATTGCAGCGATGCGTCCCGCCTCCTTCTTCATCTGCTCGACCCACTTCTGAGCCAGATTAAGGTAGGCCTGCATGTGGTAGCGAGTCAGAGCGAGTCTCAGCACGCAAGACGCCACGATGATCCACAGGCGCATGCTGTCGAACGCGTCACTGGAAACTCTGCAGGCGATCAGAACGCACCAAGACGTCAGGCAGCGACCGCTAGAGTTCACGGACAGCCCGCGTTAACAGCAGATGTTTTCTTCACGGATTAGAGATGAGTCGTAAAGGACAATATGAGCGAACTCACAATGTGACAGAGGTCTTCCCAAGCGGCGCGCTGGCCAGAAAATCCCTCGCCATTGGCTTCACCCACAGAACCAAGATGACGACCGGCGAAAGGAAACTCATGTGCAGCAGCAACCTGAAGAAAGCATTCAGGACTTCTGAGAGAGCAAACCATTGCTGCTgtgatgttttcttttccttgtgGTACACCGCTCGTCACAGAATTAAACGTATGAGCTCTTACTGGACGAGCGGCCGGTCCGAGTTCATCTGCACGGCATCGAGGTGAGTCTGAGACAGTCGCAGGCCAGGGAAAGCCAGGAGGGAGCCGATGTAAGCGCAGAGAGCAGCCAGACCGAGCTTCACAGTCAGTTTGGTCACTGGGATTCTGAAAGGTTGCAAACGAGCAAATGCAATTCTGCGTCTTCGACAAACCCCCCTCAGGCCAAGCGGCTTATTCACAGACGCAGCCAAACGTTGCCATCCGACAGACGGCTACTTACGGCCAGTCAGCGTAGCCCTGCTGTTTGGCAAATATTTCCAAATTGTCAAACAGGCTGGAAAAGCCAGACTCCAGACCAAACTCCAGGTAATCCTCTCTGACGACCAGCACCAGCATCGCCAGGAGCAACGACAGGAAGCCGAAGGCAAGGCACACCGAACGTTCCCCACCCTCTTCAGAGCGGAAGTAGTGTCTCATCAGCGTATGAAGGGTCTTTCTGAGGGCGCAGGGTTAAGTGAAAACAACCAGGAGGCAAACAAAGGTCATCCTCTCCGAGTTCCCTTCATACACCTCAGTGGGGGTTCATGTATTGATGCGTTTCAAAACAGCTAAATTCTCATCAAGGACATTTTTTCTCCTTGCGTACTTATTTTTGCAATAACTGAAGGATACAGGCTAAAGATCACAGTCAGGACACACCAGATTGCTCCTATATTGACCTCTTTCCTGGCATCTACAACACTGTAGTAACACTCGGTGAACAGGAAAACTCCTGTCGTGTAGACAGCGAAATCTACCAGCCACTGGTATTCCAGAAAAAAACGGAGCACTGAAATatgagacaagaaaaaaaaaaacaaagattagTTTGTTTTCTACCTATCAAAACCACAATCGCTACGCTTCGTATGAAGGCAGGGCCTAGCAAGGATAAATGTAAATACTGTGAATGGAGAGGTTAAGGCCGAGTCAACAATCCAGCTCACTGCGGCATAAAAGAATGTTTGCCCTACCGAGAGCGTCGATGGCGTTGATGGGAGCCTTCTCCAGGTGAAGGTCGATGTCTTTGGGTACAGTGAGAGGCTTGCTCTCCCCGTTCTGTCTCCTAGAAATCGACAAAGATGATAATACGGGCTTGTTAAACAGCTAAGAAACACATACTTTCATTTGAATTTACAAGAAGGTCGACGGACGGGTCTTTTCAGAGCCTTCGATTCAAATGCGTCAAACTAAAAAACACTAACCGAGTCTCAGAACGTGATGTTACACCACCATATTCATTAGGATCAAGACCCAGATTAGAATCCACATTTGGCTCAATTaagaatacaaaaacattttggggggggggggggggggtatgcactTGTGTGGGTGCTTCCTACTTATATCCGTTTATTAAGATAGTACTGCTAGGATGGGACTCTGGTGTGATTCCCACCTGTCCCTCCTGTTCTGTTTAGGCATCTGCTT
It encodes:
- the LOC137916338 gene encoding transmembrane protein 161A-like translates to MTQMEEIFDKMMLLVEKTDVVFLQLEQIQMEQALMGVQLVVSLLAASVMQRMAPHCSFARWLLCNGSLFRFKHPSEGELCALAGKQMPKQNRRDRRQNGESKPLTVPKDIDLHLEKAPINAIDALVLRFFLEYQWLVDFAVYTTGVFLFTECYYSVVDARKEVNIGAIWCVLTVIFSLKTLHTLMRHYFRSEEGGERSVCLAFGFLSLLLAMLVLVVREDYLEFGLESGFSSLFDNLEIFAKQQGYADWPIPVTKLTVKLGLAALCAYIGSLLAFPGLRLSQTHLDAVQMNSDRPLVQLLLHMSFLSPVVILVLWVKPMARDFLASAPLGKTSVTLVSSDAFDSMRLWIIVASCVLRLALTRYHMQAYLNLAQKWVEQMKKEAGRIAAIDIQRKVTRIFCYLTVVTLQYLVPVFLILFSTLALKALGDFSWGAPVEEIPGVTPALVIPAEAPVLPGGLDEEEGAEDMEEDIQATVARLSGAFSALRTVLTPIFFRGVFAFLTWWVAACQVLASLFGVYFHQYLMQN